The Hyalangium gracile DNA segment ACAGTCGCGTTGACGGTGCGGCTCGGGACGCGAGACAACGCAGCCCGAGCAGTGGGACGTGACGGCGGCCCCCGAAGCTGGGGACGGGCCGTGGTGAACGGCTCCCACAGCGCATCGTCTCTCCGTGCCACCGGAGTGCGCGCGGCTCGCCTCCAAGGTTTCACGGCCTCTGGCCTCTCACGGCATGGCGTCATGCGTCCTGGAGACAGGCGCGCGGCGTCCCACCGTCAGCGGTCGGGAGACTTTCAGCCGTGAAGGGGCAAGTCGAAGAACAGGACGACATCCTGCGGGCCATCTACGAGGAGCTGCGGGGGCTGCGCGAGTCCGTCAACGAGATCCACATGAAGATCAGCCACGCGGCGCCTGCTCAAGTGGCGCGGGCGCGGGCTGTCTCGGTGGAGGACGTGCAAACGATACTCGGCTGCGGGCGCTCGCGGATCTTCGAATTGTTGAGGAGCGGAGCGCTACGACGTGGGCCGAAGGTGGGAAGGGCCGCGATGATCTGCGCGAAGAGTCTGGAAGCGCTTCTGGAGCGCGTGGACCGCGAGCCAGTAACCCCCAGGCTCAAGCGGCGTCCCACGCGGCGAGACACTGGATGTGGGAGGAGTGAGAGCGAAGCAATACTCAGGCTGATACGCAGCGCTTAATCTATTCCACTTTTAACTTCCGACACGACATCGTTAAAGTCGATGGCGGACACAGGTGCACGTTTAGAGCGGCTCCAAGACTTGGCAGCTTCTTCCTCGGAGTTTCTTGCGTCTGGGGAGAGGGTTTCTCTCATAGGAGATCCTTCCGTCCGCGTCATAGCGAGACTGTACTACTTTGGTGGTATCGCCCCACGTTTACGCTCCTCCTATACAGATGATAGCCTGCAGACCCTTGGCAAAAGCCACAGAGGGGACAAAGATGTTGAAAATAACAAGCGCAACACTGCACAACATTAGATTGCAAAGGCAAGAAACATATATCAACAAACTACTGACCTTCATCCGAGGGCAGGCTCCCTTATTGTTCGCGAATCTACCAGATGCCGAAGCCCGAGTCAGAATTCGAGCTGCGGTCGAGTCCGCCAAGACCATCGGTGACATATCAGACGCTGGATTGGCGAAATACGCTGCATTGTGTATGCTCTGCGGGTTGGACTTTCTTCGCTCCCAAGAAATAATGTCTTTTTTCAATGAGCCAGGACGATCCTTTGACGTAAAGATCGAATGGCTGATCGCCAAAGTAACGGTCCAG contains these protein-coding regions:
- a CDS encoding helix-turn-helix domain-containing protein → MKGQVEEQDDILRAIYEELRGLRESVNEIHMKISHAAPAQVARARAVSVEDVQTILGCGRSRIFELLRSGALRRGPKVGRAAMICAKSLEALLERVDREPVTPRLKRRPTRRDTGCGRSESEAILRLIRSA